From the genome of Cyanobacteriota bacterium:
TGTGGAGAGAACATACAGAAAGTCATCATTGGCGATTGCAAATCGCCGGTGCATCCGGTTCATGCGTCGAATTACCTCGCGACCGCGATCGCTGTCGTAGCCCCATCGAGCCAGCTCTGCCACGATAATACTGGTATCGTCATAACGTTTCTGCGGATGGTGACGAAACTCGCCAGTCCTGTGCAGTAACCCTGAAATAGAAGGTACACAAAACGTGCGTAACAGAGCAATTTCCATTGCACGGTTCATTTCCCAGGGAAACTCATAACTGGTCATTAAGTGATAAATCTTACAATGATCCTGGATAGGATCAAGCTGTAAAATTTGCTTGAGGTTGGTATAGCGACTCATACACCCTCCGGGATTATCTAGGCTCACTAGACGTATTCAGAGAATGCTGAGAGCCTTCCGGACTAAATTCTCAGTGTATTCTCTGAGATTCTGTCCGCCAATTGGCTATCCGTAAAACGTGAAAGATGGAGGAGAAATAGTCATAAGCCGCTCTGGATAGGCATCTTGGCAATTCTTGGATGCTCAATCGGTTGTCTGCCCAGTTTCCCCCTCGCCTAGGCACGACAATAGTTTTATGGAGAACGTCATGGGTCGGCATCATTGGGTCTAGAGAAGGGGAAGGTAGTAAAGGGGTGCCAGCGCTTGCCATCATGGTGCAGCAAGGTTAGTGCAGTGGCCAGAAATGTTTGCTGAAATGGGCGATCGCGAAACTCTGCCCAGGCTGTAACAAAGTTGGGTTTGGTCAAGTCTCGAAAGGCAACCGTCATATGGGGCACAAATGCCCGTTGTTGTGCTTGAGCATCAACGATTCCTAAGGATGCTTTCATGACATCAGCAACATGGGTCTGGAGAGTCATCAACCATGGCGTAGGGTTCACATGGATGTAGATGACGCGAGGGGGAAAGGACTGGAAACCATCCAGGGTAATCAGGTTAGGAGAGTGATGGCTGGCAACATCCTGCAAACAAGTCTTTACCCTAGCGATCGTCTCCATATTCCACATGAACGGGGGTTGTAGGGTGATGTGGGGTGGCGACAGCTGGGCACCACGGCTATGGTAGCGATCAGCAAATTCTTGTTTGATAGCATCAACAGTTTCCTGGAGAGGTTCCGGGGGGAGCAGCGCTACAAAAAAGCGGGTGTTCATCAGTAGTTGCCTATTAGCAGAAAGTTTACAAAGAGTGCAATGTAAGGGTAGAGTTGCGGTAATCTAGCACTGAACATCTGGATAGAACGCATGAGGATCCTAGTTACGGGTGGTGCTGGCTTTATAGGCTCTCATATTGTTGATCGCCTAATGGATGCAGGCCATGAGGTTATTTGTCTAGACAATTTTTACACAGGCAGTAAGCGCAACATTCTAAAATGGCTTGATCATCCGTACTTTGAAATGATTCGCCATGACATTGTGGAGCCTATTTATCTGGAGGTAGATCAAATCTATCATCTAGCCTGTCCAGCCTCACCTCAACATTACCAATTCAATCCGATTAAGACCATCAAGGTCGGTTTCTTGGGCACCATGAACATGCTAGGGTTAGCGAAACGCACGGGAGCTAGGATTTTAATCGCCTCTACGTCAGAAGTATATGGCGATCCCGAAATTCACCCCCAGCCTGAAGACTACCGAGGTAATGTTAATCCGATCGGCATCCGTGCCTGCTACGACGAGGGTAAACGTATCGGTGAAACCCTAGCTTTTGACTATCATCGCCAACATGGTGTTGCGATTCGAGTAGCCCGTATTTTCAACACCTACGGCAGCCGCATGTTAGAAAACGATGGGCGGGTGATTAGTAATTTCGTATTTCAAGCCCTGCGAGGTAACCCGCTAACGGTCTACGGAGATGGATCTCAAACTCGGAGTTTTTGCTATGTCAGCGACTTGGTAGAGGGGCTGATTCGACTCATGAACAGTGAGCATACTGGCCCTATGAACTTGGGGAATCCTGGAGAGTATACGATTTTACAACTAGCAGAGACGGTACGACAGAAGGTAAACCCAGCACTGGAAATCTTGTTTAAGCCCTTACCCCAAGATGACCCCCGTCGTCGCCAGCCAGATATTACCTTAGCAAAGACTTGCTTAGGTTGGGAACCAGTAGTGCCCCTAAGCGAAGGGTTAGACCTAACGATCGCAGACTTTAGAGCACGCCTGAATGACTACTGAACATTGAGGAATGATGACTATGCGCGTTTGTGTCATTGGTACAGGATATGTTGGATTGGTAACCGGAGCATGCTTAGCCCACGTCGGACACCAGGTGATCTGCGTAGACAACAACGAAGAAAAGGTCAAGCTGATGAAGTCAGGGCAATCTCCCATTTTTGAACCAGGGCTATCGGAAATTATGCAGGCGGCAATTCAAGCCCAGACGATTGAATTTACGACAGACTTGGGGGCTGGAGTTGCCCATGGTGAAATTCTGTTCATTGCTGTAGGAACGCCAGCCTTACCTACAGGTGAGAGCGACACTCGCTATGTGGAAGCAGTGGCAAAAGGTATTGGTGCTCATTTAAATGGTGGCTACAAAGTAATTGTCAACAAATCTACGGTGCCGATCGGATCTGGCGACTGGGTACGACGGATTGTATTAGACGGCATTGCCGAACGACAAAAAAACTCTAATTCATCCACTGATGCTGCCTTTGATGTGGTGAGCAATCCTGAATTTTTACGAGAAGGTTCTGCTGTTTACGATACCTTTAATCCTGACCGCATCGTCTTAGGTGGCAATAGCCTCCGGGCGATCGACCTCATGAAGCAACTCTACGAACCCATCATTCAACGCAAGGTAGCTGAAAATACTAACTTACCCCCAGTACCCGTGGTTGTTACTGATTTAAGCTCGGCTGAAATGGTCAAGTATGCCGCTAATGCATTTTTGGCCACAAAAATCAGCTTCATCAACGAAGTCGCTAACATCTGCGATCGAGTCGGGGCTGACATTACCCAAGTGGCCCTAGGTATTGGTTTAGACTCCCGCATTGGCAGCAAGTTTTTGCAGGCGGGCATTGGTTGGGGTGGCTCCTGT
Proteins encoded in this window:
- a CDS encoding 2'-5' RNA ligase family protein, whose amino-acid sequence is MNTRFFVALLPPEPLQETVDAIKQEFADRYHSRGAQLSPPHITLQPPFMWNMETIARVKTCLQDVASHHSPNLITLDGFQSFPPRVIYIHVNPTPWLMTLQTHVADVMKASLGIVDAQAQQRAFVPHMTVAFRDLTKPNFVTAWAEFRDRPFQQTFLATALTLLHHDGKRWHPFTTFPFSRPNDADP
- a CDS encoding SDR family oxidoreductase — translated: MRILVTGGAGFIGSHIVDRLMDAGHEVICLDNFYTGSKRNILKWLDHPYFEMIRHDIVEPIYLEVDQIYHLACPASPQHYQFNPIKTIKVGFLGTMNMLGLAKRTGARILIASTSEVYGDPEIHPQPEDYRGNVNPIGIRACYDEGKRIGETLAFDYHRQHGVAIRVARIFNTYGSRMLENDGRVISNFVFQALRGNPLTVYGDGSQTRSFCYVSDLVEGLIRLMNSEHTGPMNLGNPGEYTILQLAETVRQKVNPALEILFKPLPQDDPRRRQPDITLAKTCLGWEPVVPLSEGLDLTIADFRARLNDY
- a CDS encoding UDP-glucose/GDP-mannose dehydrogenase family protein, with translation MRVCVIGTGYVGLVTGACLAHVGHQVICVDNNEEKVKLMKSGQSPIFEPGLSEIMQAAIQAQTIEFTTDLGAGVAHGEILFIAVGTPALPTGESDTRYVEAVAKGIGAHLNGGYKVIVNKSTVPIGSGDWVRRIVLDGIAERQKNSNSSTDAAFDVVSNPEFLREGSAVYDTFNPDRIVLGGNSLRAIDLMKQLYEPIIQRKVAENTNLPPVPVVVTDLSSAEMVKYAANAFLATKISFINEVANICDRVGADITQVALGIGLDSRIGSKFLQAGIGWGGSCFPKDVAALIHTANDYGYDAQLLKSVVSVNQRQRLITIEKLQQVLKILKGKTIGLLGLTFKPDTDDMRDAPSLDLIEQLSRLGAKVKAYDPIVSQTGMRHGLSNVLVETDPERLADGCDALVLVTEWQQFRTLDYGKMALLMASPVLIDGRNFLDQAKLEAAGFRYVGIGRCG